In the genome of Paenibacillus pabuli, one region contains:
- the rbfA gene encoding 30S ribosome-binding factor RbfA: MAKIRTGRVGEQIKKELSVLIQSELKDPRIGFITVTGVEVTGDLSQAKVYLSVFGEQEQKDNSLKALAKANGFLRSELGKRIRFRHVPELIFKIDESIAYGSRIEKLLGDIGTDKNESE; this comes from the coding sequence ATGGCCAAGATTCGTACAGGTAGAGTGGGCGAGCAGATCAAGAAAGAACTTAGTGTGCTCATCCAGTCTGAACTGAAAGACCCTCGTATCGGCTTTATTACCGTAACGGGAGTCGAAGTTACAGGCGACTTGTCGCAAGCCAAGGTTTATCTGAGTGTCTTCGGTGAACAGGAACAAAAGGATAATTCGCTTAAAGCGCTGGCAAAAGCAAATGGATTTTTGCGCTCTGAACTGGGCAAGCGTATTAGATTTCGTCATGTACCCGAGTTGATATTCAAGATCGACGAATCGATCGCATATGGCAGCCGAATTGAGAAGCTGCTTGGTGATATCGGTACCGACAAGAACGAATCCGAGTAA
- the infB gene encoding translation initiation factor IF-2, with amino-acid sequence MSKQENKDKLRVYEYAKSLNMSSKEIITILKKLDIPVNNHMSVMENGSVGKVEQFFKDIKSTAASKQSNEAKSVATSSVRSDKTVDSNKPAGGVNTPNSSNPSGSPVQTKIQQEKQVGMNNRPNSNNNNGSQRPSGQDSRNRTNSSQGSSQGGQSSNRPRPAQGGQSSTASRPQSSGQRPSNSGGGQTRSAGPNSGGNSGTGGNRTGGQGQNSGQGQRRGGQGNSGNNNNSGNRSNSGGGGRRYDDNRGGNFRGNRGGKNNRNRNQQQYQQREKIDNTPKKIIVRGDMTVGETAKLLHKDASEVIKKLIAMGVMATINQELDIETILLLAGEFGVEVEVKIVLEDDRFETLEENDDPADLQARPPVVTIMGHVDHGKTTLLDAIRSTNVTGGEAGGITQHIGAYQVEINNKKITFLDTPGHEAFTAMRARGAQVTDITIIVVAADDGVMPQTVEAINHAKAAGLPIIVAVNKIDKPGADADKVKQELTNYELVPEEWGGDTIFVNVSAKQRIGLEGLLEMILLVAEVNEYKANPDKRARGTVIEAELDKGRGPVARILVQHGTLKVGDAFVAGNCFGRVRAMVNDKGRRLKEAGPSTPVEITGLTEVPGAGDPFMVFEDERKARSIADKRAITQRESDLGTNTRVTLDDLFQHIKDGEIKDLNVIIKGDVQGSVEALKGSLAKIEVEGVRVKIIHSGAGAITESDIILAAASNAIVIGFNVRPDNQAKVTADQEQVDIRLHRVIYSVIEEIEQAMKGMLDPIYKENVIGHAEVRSTFKISKVGTIAGCMVTSGKITRSAEARLIRDGIVLYEGKLDSLKRYKDDAKEVAQGYECGITLDNYNDLKEGDIIEAFVMETVQR; translated from the coding sequence TTGAGTAAACAGGAAAACAAGGATAAATTGCGAGTTTATGAATATGCGAAGTCCCTTAATATGAGTAGTAAGGAAATTATAACCATTCTTAAAAAGCTGGATATTCCCGTAAACAATCATATGAGTGTCATGGAGAATGGTTCAGTGGGTAAGGTGGAACAATTTTTTAAAGATATAAAATCCACTGCCGCTTCCAAACAAAGCAACGAAGCAAAATCCGTTGCTACTTCGTCAGTGCGCAGTGACAAAACAGTGGACAGCAACAAGCCGGCCGGCGGAGTGAACACGCCGAACAGCAGCAACCCATCCGGTAGTCCCGTACAAACAAAAATACAACAGGAAAAGCAGGTAGGTATGAACAATAGACCAAATTCCAACAATAACAATGGCTCCCAAAGACCTAGCGGCCAAGACAGCCGCAACAGAACCAACTCTTCCCAAGGCTCAAGCCAAGGAGGACAATCAAGTAATCGTCCAAGACCAGCTCAAGGTGGACAAAGCAGTACAGCATCCCGTCCGCAAAGTTCGGGTCAACGTCCATCGAACAGCGGTGGCGGTCAAACAAGAAGTGCTGGACCGAATAGCGGTGGTAATTCTGGGACTGGCGGCAACCGTACAGGTGGCCAAGGGCAGAACTCAGGACAAGGCCAACGCAGAGGCGGTCAAGGTAATTCCGGCAATAACAACAATAGCGGCAACCGTTCGAACAGCGGTGGCGGTGGACGTCGTTATGACGACAACCGTGGCGGCAACTTCCGCGGTAACCGTGGTGGCAAGAACAATCGCAACAGAAATCAGCAACAGTATCAACAACGTGAGAAAATTGATAACACACCTAAGAAAATCATCGTACGTGGTGACATGACTGTTGGTGAAACAGCGAAGCTGCTTCATAAAGATGCTTCCGAAGTTATCAAAAAACTCATCGCAATGGGTGTTATGGCAACGATTAACCAAGAACTTGATATCGAAACGATCCTGCTGCTTGCTGGTGAGTTCGGTGTTGAGGTTGAAGTGAAAATTGTCCTTGAAGATGACCGCTTCGAGACACTGGAAGAAAATGATGATCCTGCTGACTTGCAAGCTCGTCCACCAGTTGTTACGATCATGGGTCACGTTGACCATGGTAAAACAACATTGCTTGATGCGATTCGTTCAACAAATGTAACGGGCGGAGAAGCAGGCGGCATTACACAGCATATCGGTGCTTATCAAGTTGAAATAAACAACAAAAAAATCACGTTCCTGGATACACCGGGTCACGAAGCGTTTACCGCTATGCGTGCACGTGGAGCACAGGTTACGGATATTACAATTATTGTTGTAGCTGCAGATGATGGTGTTATGCCACAAACCGTTGAGGCGATTAACCATGCCAAAGCGGCTGGACTGCCAATTATCGTAGCTGTCAACAAAATTGATAAGCCGGGTGCAGATGCAGATAAAGTGAAACAGGAACTGACCAACTACGAACTCGTTCCGGAAGAGTGGGGCGGCGATACCATCTTTGTGAACGTTTCGGCGAAACAAAGAATTGGTCTGGAAGGTCTGCTTGAAATGATCCTGCTCGTTGCAGAAGTGAACGAGTACAAAGCGAACCCGGACAAACGTGCCCGTGGTACAGTGATCGAAGCCGAGCTGGATAAAGGACGTGGCCCAGTTGCCCGTATTCTCGTACAGCACGGTACTCTGAAAGTCGGAGATGCTTTTGTTGCAGGTAACTGCTTCGGTCGCGTACGTGCGATGGTGAATGACAAAGGTCGTCGTTTAAAAGAAGCCGGACCTTCAACACCTGTAGAAATTACCGGTCTGACTGAGGTTCCAGGTGCGGGAGATCCGTTCATGGTGTTTGAGGATGAGCGTAAAGCCCGTTCCATCGCCGACAAACGTGCCATCACACAACGTGAATCCGATCTGGGTACAAACACACGTGTGACATTGGACGATCTGTTCCAGCACATCAAAGACGGTGAAATCAAAGACCTTAACGTAATCATTAAAGGTGACGTACAAGGTTCGGTTGAAGCATTGAAAGGTTCACTTGCGAAGATCGAAGTTGAAGGTGTACGCGTGAAAATCATTCATAGCGGCGCTGGTGCGATTACCGAATCCGACATCATTTTGGCAGCTGCATCAAATGCCATCGTGATCGGTTTCAACGTTCGTCCTGATAATCAGGCCAAAGTGACTGCGGATCAAGAGCAAGTAGACATTCGTCTGCACCGCGTCATCTACAGTGTTATCGAAGAGATTGAACAAGCGATGAAAGGGATGCTTGATCCGATCTATAAAGAAAATGTCATCGGTCATGCTGAGGTTCGCAGCACGTTCAAAATCAGTAAAGTGGGTACCATTGCCGGATGTATGGTCACTTCAGGCAAAATTACGCGTTCCGCGGAAGCTCGCTTGATTCGTGACGGTATTGTCCTTTACGAAGGTAAACTGGATTCCCTGAAACGTTACAAAGATGATGCCAAAGAGGTAGCTCAAGGCTACGAATGTGGTATTACACTGGATAACTACAACGATCTCAAAGAAGGCGATATTATCGAAGCCTTTGTTATGGAGACCGTACAACGATAA
- the truB gene encoding tRNA pseudouridine(55) synthase TruB, with protein sequence MVKPFEGVLPVYKPAGFTSHDVVAKMRRILKMKRIGHTGTLDPQVTGVLPLCLGRATRVVEYMQELPKEYLATLRLGLSTDTEDMTGEVIERSETAVEVTKEQVQQVLEKFLGTISQVPPMYSAVKVDGKRLYELAREGKTVERKSREVTIYELELTGMENQGDTTDISFRALCSKGTYIRTLCVDIGRELGYPSTMLQLERTMSAGISAEHCLRFKEVEQRMIDGTLAEVLIPVDEAISSIPAHTVGSDQAKGALQGQKLSARLLEPPADQPGLLRLYDQDGTFLGIFERDEMKATVRAVKVFLPE encoded by the coding sequence ATGGTAAAGCCATTTGAAGGCGTACTTCCAGTGTACAAACCAGCGGGATTTACTTCTCATGATGTTGTGGCCAAAATGCGTCGCATTCTCAAAATGAAACGTATTGGTCACACAGGCACATTGGACCCTCAGGTTACTGGCGTACTTCCGCTTTGTCTTGGGCGGGCAACACGTGTGGTGGAGTACATGCAGGAGCTCCCCAAGGAATACCTGGCAACCCTGCGACTGGGTCTTTCTACTGACACGGAGGATATGACTGGTGAGGTTATTGAGCGGTCGGAGACTGCTGTTGAGGTGACAAAGGAACAGGTTCAGCAGGTGCTGGAGAAATTCCTGGGTACCATCTCTCAAGTCCCACCTATGTATTCTGCGGTTAAAGTGGATGGAAAACGTCTCTATGAACTTGCTCGTGAAGGTAAAACGGTAGAGCGTAAGAGTCGCGAAGTTACGATCTATGAGCTGGAATTGACAGGTATGGAGAATCAAGGCGATACTACGGATATATCATTTCGTGCTTTATGCTCCAAAGGGACGTACATTCGAACGTTATGTGTGGATATTGGCAGAGAATTGGGGTACCCGTCCACCATGCTGCAGCTGGAGCGCACGATGTCGGCCGGAATTTCCGCAGAACATTGCCTTCGCTTTAAAGAAGTGGAACAACGCATGATCGATGGAACATTAGCTGAAGTGCTGATTCCGGTGGATGAAGCCATCTCTTCCATTCCGGCACATACGGTGGGTTCGGATCAAGCCAAGGGAGCGCTTCAAGGCCAGAAATTGTCGGCGCGTTTGCTCGAACCGCCTGCAGATCAACCAGGTCTATTGCGGTTATATGATCAGGATGGGACGTTTCTGGGCATATTTGAACGGGATGAAATGAAAGCAACGGTGAGAGCTGTTAAAGTCTTTTTGCCGGAATAA
- the rimP gene encoding ribosome maturation factor RimP: MSTTNIKSTVEEMIQPYLNEQGFELVDIEYVKEGSNWFLRVYVDKEGGIDIDDCVLISEKLSAKLDENDPIPTIYFLEVSSPGAERPLKKPEDVAKSVGKNVFVTTYEPVNGIKEFEGKLLSFDNGELVIESGKKQHAILYDKVASARLAILF, translated from the coding sequence TTGAGCACAACGAACATTAAATCTACCGTGGAAGAAATGATCCAACCCTACTTGAACGAACAAGGCTTCGAGCTGGTTGACATCGAATACGTCAAAGAAGGCAGCAACTGGTTTTTACGGGTGTATGTCGACAAAGAGGGTGGCATCGACATCGACGATTGTGTCTTGATCAGCGAAAAGCTAAGCGCCAAGCTGGATGAGAATGATCCGATTCCAACCATCTATTTCCTTGAAGTGTCTTCTCCCGGTGCGGAGCGTCCACTGAAAAAACCGGAGGACGTTGCCAAATCCGTAGGCAAAAATGTATTTGTTACAACCTACGAGCCGGTAAATGGTATAAAGGAATTTGAAGGCAAGCTGCTTTCCTTTGATAACGGGGAACTTGTGATCGAATCAGGCAAGAAACAGCATGCCATTCTTTATGACAAGGTTGCGAGTGCGCGCCTGGCCATTCTGTTTTAA
- a CDS encoding DHH family phosphoesterase — translation MHTYEQALQDGKQFLLEHDDYLVVSHVQPDGDAVSSTVTVGWLLSCLGKTFTMINEGEIPQRMHFLWNADKIVNMTEQAPERKYKAIICVDCADFSRVGLTRHYFDEDAVILNIDHHPTNDGYGTVNIIKPDAAATAEILFDFLNLFPVKWNKDVATAVYTGLLTDTGGFRYANTSPNVMTTASKLLEHGVDGPYLAQLLLEQVTLPQVRILNQALSSLQMTDDGKIAWVVITPEDMISCGAANEDLEGVVNYPRNIQGVEVGIFFKVINDNAVKVSLRSAGKVDVASLAQNFGGGGHVLAAGCRVEGKLEEIVELVLKQVNAQW, via the coding sequence ATGCACACTTATGAACAGGCGCTTCAGGACGGAAAGCAATTTCTGCTGGAGCATGATGATTACCTGGTCGTGTCGCATGTACAGCCGGACGGTGACGCAGTCAGCTCGACGGTAACGGTGGGCTGGCTGCTGTCATGTCTGGGCAAGACATTCACAATGATTAATGAAGGTGAAATTCCACAGCGCATGCATTTTCTGTGGAATGCTGACAAGATTGTGAACATGACCGAACAAGCACCGGAGCGGAAATATAAAGCGATAATCTGTGTGGATTGTGCAGACTTTTCCAGAGTAGGCCTGACGCGTCATTATTTCGACGAAGATGCAGTCATTTTAAATATTGATCATCATCCGACCAATGACGGCTACGGCACAGTAAACATCATTAAGCCGGATGCTGCAGCAACAGCTGAAATCTTGTTTGATTTTCTCAATCTTTTCCCGGTGAAATGGAATAAGGACGTGGCTACAGCAGTCTATACAGGATTGCTAACAGACACAGGTGGATTCCGCTATGCCAACACGAGTCCTAATGTGATGACCACCGCATCCAAATTGCTTGAACATGGTGTGGATGGGCCTTATCTTGCACAGCTTTTGCTTGAACAGGTTACACTTCCCCAAGTCCGTATATTGAATCAGGCACTCTCAAGTCTACAAATGACTGACGATGGCAAAATTGCCTGGGTAGTCATTACACCAGAAGATATGATCTCCTGTGGTGCGGCCAATGAAGATCTTGAAGGGGTAGTCAATTACCCGCGTAACATTCAAGGGGTGGAAGTAGGCATCTTTTTTAAAGTGATTAATGACAATGCGGTGAAGGTATCTCTTCGGTCAGCTGGCAAGGTTGATGTTGCTTCGCTTGCACAGAACTTTGGTGGAGGCGGACATGTACTCGCAGCTGGATGCCGCGTGGAGGGTAAGTTGGAGGAGATCGTCGAATTGGTACTAAAGCAGGTGAATGCTCAATGGTAA
- a CDS encoding YlxQ family RNA-binding protein: MMNNKTLSYLGLSMRAGKLVTGEEIVLKAIRSSEAKMVIVAGDASANTQKKFRDKCGTYKVPLVIGFDRDSLGSSIGKETRVVLAVTDRGFAKMISKQVGIMSEVEYIE, translated from the coding sequence ATGATGAATAATAAAACATTGTCTTATCTGGGACTCTCCATGCGTGCAGGCAAACTTGTAACCGGTGAAGAAATTGTACTTAAAGCGATCCGTTCTTCCGAAGCTAAAATGGTTATTGTTGCGGGTGACGCCTCGGCCAATACACAAAAGAAATTTCGCGACAAATGCGGGACGTATAAAGTTCCACTGGTGATCGGATTTGACCGGGATAGTCTGGGTTCAAGTATCGGTAAAGAAACGCGGGTTGTTCTTGCAGTAACGGATCGAGGGTTTGCAAAAATGATCTCCAAGCAAGTCGGTATAATGTCGGAGGTGGAGTATATTGAGTAA
- a CDS encoding bifunctional riboflavin kinase/FAD synthetase: protein MKTVMLTYPQTLHSAVQSTRPQVLAIGQFDGLHLGHASVILSAVRIARETGMQAAVMTFHPHPKEVMRKGDYEGYLTPLRDKEDILAEMGVDVLYVVEFNEEFSKLTPQQFAHDLLLPLQTRTAVVGFDFRFGHKGAGDEQLLRTLGEGEMTVETVPPFLLNGEKVSSSLIRGLLKRGEMDEASQWLGRPYSIRGTVIHGEKRGRTIGFPTANLELTDHYVTPAKGVYAVRVQYGEQELRGVMNLGVKPTFHENGMKPTFEVHLLDFDGQIYDQELKVELVHYIRAERKFDSIDALISQIREDALTAARLLS from the coding sequence GTGAAAACCGTAATGCTAACCTATCCGCAGACGTTACATTCGGCTGTTCAGAGCACACGTCCCCAAGTGCTCGCGATCGGTCAGTTTGACGGGCTGCATCTCGGACATGCAAGTGTCATTTTGTCAGCCGTCCGCATTGCACGCGAAACAGGCATGCAGGCAGCGGTGATGACCTTTCATCCTCATCCGAAGGAAGTTATGCGCAAAGGGGATTACGAGGGATATTTAACTCCCTTGAGAGACAAAGAAGACATCCTGGCGGAGATGGGGGTAGACGTACTCTACGTAGTCGAATTCAATGAGGAATTCTCAAAGTTGACGCCGCAGCAATTTGCACATGATCTGCTGCTTCCACTTCAGACTCGAACAGCGGTAGTTGGTTTTGACTTCCGCTTCGGTCACAAGGGAGCAGGGGATGAGCAGCTTCTTCGCACATTGGGAGAAGGCGAAATGACGGTGGAGACTGTACCTCCATTCCTGTTAAATGGTGAGAAGGTCAGCAGTTCTCTTATTCGTGGCCTGTTGAAGCGTGGAGAAATGGACGAAGCCAGTCAATGGCTCGGACGACCATACAGCATCAGGGGAACTGTAATTCATGGAGAGAAACGTGGACGGACCATTGGCTTTCCTACTGCTAACCTTGAACTTACGGATCATTATGTTACGCCAGCAAAAGGCGTTTATGCTGTTCGTGTACAATATGGGGAACAGGAACTGCGTGGCGTTATGAATCTTGGCGTTAAACCTACCTTTCATGAAAATGGAATGAAACCTACGTTTGAGGTGCACTTGCTTGATTTTGATGGGCAAATATATGATCAGGAATTAAAGGTTGAGCTTGTTCACTACATTCGTGCCGAGCGAAAATTCGACTCGATTGATGCCTTAATCAGTCAGATTCGTGAAGATGCATTAACCGCCGCCCGCCTGTTATCTTAA
- the pnp gene encoding polyribonucleotide nucleotidyltransferase — protein MEQRVEMQLGGRKLTLETGRLAKQANAAVKVTYGDTVVLCTVTASSEPKDLDFFPLTVNYEERLYAVGKIPGGFIKREGRPSEKAILASRLTDRPIRPLFPEGFRNDVQVLNIVMSVDQDCEPQIAAMIGTSAALSISDVPFSGPIGGVKVGRIDGEFIINPTIAQLEVSEIELVVAGTKDAIMMVEAEANEVPEEVMLEAIMFGHDEIKNIVAVIEQLVQVAGKEKMAVKLHAVNAEVNSNVREFASARLVEAVKIAEKHARQDAIDVVNDETVAHFEEKYIETPELLKDVKEVLHDIVKEEVRRLITHDKVRPDGRGLAEIRPIECDTSLLPRTHGSGLFTRGQTQALSICTLGALGDVQILDGISLEETKRFMHHYNFPPFSVGEARPLRAPGRREIGHGALGERALSKVIPSETDFPYTIRLVSEVLESNGSTSQASICASTLAMMDAGVPIKAPVAGVAMGLIKDGEHVSILSDIQGMEDHLGDMDFKVAGTPDGVTAIQMDIKIDGIDRQILSEALAQAKEGRMHILSKMTEVMKTPREQLSQYAPKITTMHINPDKIRDVIGAGGKIINKIIEETGVKIDIEQDGRVFIASSNQEMNDKAKSIIEGIVREVLVGEIYVGKVKRVEKFGAFVEVLPNKEGLVHISQLSTERVAKVEDVVAIGDSITVKVTEIDPQGRINLSRKAVLTAEAPAQS, from the coding sequence ATGGAACAGCGTGTTGAAATGCAGCTTGGTGGAAGAAAGCTTACGCTTGAAACAGGGCGTTTGGCCAAGCAGGCTAATGCTGCCGTTAAGGTAACGTACGGGGATACCGTTGTATTGTGTACCGTGACAGCATCAAGTGAGCCTAAAGATCTGGACTTTTTCCCATTAACGGTAAACTATGAAGAAAGATTGTATGCCGTTGGTAAAATTCCAGGTGGATTTATTAAACGTGAAGGCAGACCGAGTGAGAAAGCGATTCTGGCGAGCCGTTTGACAGACCGTCCAATTCGTCCTTTGTTCCCGGAAGGTTTCCGGAATGATGTACAAGTTCTGAATATTGTTATGAGTGTGGATCAGGACTGCGAACCGCAAATTGCTGCCATGATCGGTACATCGGCTGCACTGAGCATTTCGGATGTTCCATTTAGCGGACCGATTGGTGGCGTAAAAGTTGGGCGTATTGATGGCGAATTCATCATTAACCCAACGATTGCACAGCTTGAGGTAAGTGAGATTGAACTCGTTGTTGCAGGAACCAAAGATGCCATCATGATGGTTGAAGCGGAAGCGAACGAAGTTCCGGAAGAAGTAATGCTTGAGGCAATTATGTTTGGACATGACGAGATCAAAAATATTGTGGCAGTCATTGAACAACTTGTACAAGTGGCTGGTAAAGAAAAAATGGCTGTAAAATTACATGCCGTTAATGCAGAAGTTAACAGCAATGTTCGTGAGTTCGCCAGTGCTCGTCTGGTTGAAGCTGTTAAAATTGCTGAGAAACATGCCCGTCAGGACGCAATTGATGTCGTGAATGACGAAACCGTTGCTCACTTCGAAGAGAAGTATATTGAAACTCCTGAACTGCTTAAAGATGTGAAAGAAGTGCTGCACGATATCGTGAAAGAAGAAGTGCGTCGTCTTATCACACATGATAAAGTTCGCCCGGATGGACGTGGACTCGCTGAGATCCGTCCAATTGAATGTGATACTTCCCTGCTTCCACGTACTCACGGTTCAGGTCTGTTCACTCGTGGTCAAACACAAGCGCTCAGCATTTGTACACTTGGTGCACTGGGTGATGTTCAGATTTTGGATGGAATCAGTCTTGAAGAAACAAAACGCTTCATGCATCACTACAACTTCCCGCCGTTCAGCGTAGGTGAGGCTCGGCCATTGCGTGCTCCAGGCCGTCGCGAAATCGGACATGGTGCTCTGGGAGAGCGTGCTCTTTCCAAAGTCATTCCTTCCGAAACAGACTTCCCATATACGATTCGTTTGGTATCCGAAGTGCTGGAATCCAACGGATCAACTTCCCAGGCAAGTATCTGTGCCAGCACATTGGCTATGATGGATGCAGGTGTACCAATTAAAGCTCCAGTAGCAGGTGTAGCTATGGGTCTCATCAAAGACGGAGAACATGTATCCATTCTGAGTGATATTCAAGGTATGGAAGATCACCTCGGTGACATGGACTTCAAAGTAGCAGGAACGCCTGACGGTGTAACCGCTATTCAAATGGACATCAAAATTGATGGCATTGATCGTCAAATTTTGTCTGAAGCATTGGCTCAAGCCAAAGAAGGTCGTATGCATATCTTGAGCAAAATGACCGAAGTGATGAAAACTCCGCGTGAGCAGTTGTCACAATATGCCCCTAAAATTACAACCATGCACATCAACCCGGACAAAATCCGTGATGTTATCGGTGCAGGTGGTAAAATTATCAATAAAATCATCGAAGAAACCGGTGTTAAAATTGATATTGAACAGGATGGCCGTGTCTTTATCGCTTCTTCCAACCAAGAGATGAATGATAAAGCCAAATCGATCATCGAAGGTATCGTTCGTGAAGTTCTGGTTGGCGAGATTTATGTAGGTAAAGTGAAACGTGTTGAGAAGTTTGGTGCATTCGTTGAAGTGCTGCCGAACAAAGAAGGTCTGGTTCACATCTCACAATTGTCCACAGAGCGTGTGGCTAAAGTGGAAGATGTTGTTGCTATTGGTGATTCCATTACGGTAAAAGTAACGGAAATTGACCCACAAGGCCGGATCAACTTGTCCCGCAAAGCCGTATTGACTGCCGAAGCTCCGGCTCAATCATAG
- the nusA gene encoding transcription termination factor NusA, which yields MSMDFIEAMNELEREKGISKDVLFEAIEAALISSYKRNFNTAQNVRVDMNRNTGVIRVYARKLIVEEVLDSRTEISLPAAREINPHFQLEDIAEIEVTPRDFGRIAAQTAKQVVTQRIREAERGLIYNAFVDKEEDIVTGVVQRQDLRNIYIDLGKIEAALPLTELMPNEKFVHGDRIKAYITKVENTTKGPQIILSRTHPGLLKRLFELEVPEIFDGVVEIRSVAREAGFRSKIAVHSRNEEVDPVGSCVGPKGMRVQTIVGELRGEKIDIVRFSDQVDEYVANALSPSKVLEVQVFEEDKMARVIVPDYQLSLAIGIKGQNARLAAKLTGWKIDIKSESQAEQEFGREKDSSSEMHQDSVSVD from the coding sequence ATGAGTATGGATTTTATTGAAGCAATGAATGAATTGGAGCGGGAAAAAGGGATCAGCAAGGATGTGCTGTTTGAAGCGATCGAGGCAGCACTTATCTCCAGCTATAAGCGTAATTTCAACACCGCCCAGAATGTGCGTGTTGATATGAACCGCAATACGGGAGTCATCCGGGTGTATGCTCGTAAATTGATCGTGGAAGAAGTCCTGGATTCACGTACCGAAATTTCATTGCCTGCTGCACGAGAGATCAACCCACACTTCCAGCTGGAAGATATTGCGGAGATTGAAGTTACACCGCGTGATTTCGGACGTATCGCCGCACAAACTGCCAAACAGGTAGTGACCCAGCGGATTCGTGAAGCCGAACGCGGCCTGATCTACAACGCTTTCGTTGATAAGGAAGAAGATATCGTTACGGGAGTGGTGCAGCGTCAGGATTTGCGCAATATCTACATCGATCTGGGCAAAATCGAAGCGGCATTGCCGCTGACCGAATTGATGCCGAACGAGAAGTTTGTTCATGGTGACCGTATTAAAGCGTACATCACCAAGGTCGAGAATACGACCAAAGGGCCGCAAATCATCTTGTCCCGTACCCATCCGGGCTTGTTGAAACGTCTCTTTGAACTGGAAGTACCTGAAATTTTTGACGGTGTAGTCGAGATCCGCTCTGTCGCACGTGAAGCGGGCTTCCGCTCCAAAATCGCTGTTCATTCCCGCAATGAGGAAGTTGATCCGGTTGGATCATGTGTAGGTCCTAAGGGAATGCGCGTGCAGACCATTGTGGGTGAGCTGCGCGGTGAAAAAATTGACATCGTTCGTTTCTCCGATCAGGTGGACGAATATGTGGCTAATGCACTTAGTCCTTCCAAAGTATTGGAAGTTCAAGTATTCGAGGAAGATAAGATGGCTCGGGTTATTGTTCCTGACTATCAGCTGTCCCTCGCCATTGGGATCAAAGGTCAAAATGCCCGATTGGCAGCCAAACTGACTGGCTGGAAAATCGACATTAAGAGCGAGAGCCAGGCGGAACAGGAATTCGGCAGAGAGAAAGATTCTTCTTCGGAAATGCACCAAGATTCCGTCTCCGTCGACTAA
- the rpsO gene encoding 30S ribosomal protein S15: protein MALTQERKQQLIDEHKTHESDTGSPEVQVAILTENIRSLTDHLRTHKKDHHSRRGLLKMVGQRRKLLAYVKNKDVKRYSALIEKLGLRR, encoded by the coding sequence ATGGCATTGACTCAAGAACGTAAACAACAACTGATCGACGAGCACAAAACTCATGAGTCCGATACTGGATCACCTGAGGTGCAAGTTGCTATCCTTACGGAAAACATCAGAAGTTTGACAGACCACTTGCGTACGCACAAAAAGGATCACCACTCACGTCGTGGACTTTTGAAAATGGTAGGTCAACGTCGTAAGCTTTTGGCTTACGTGAAAAACAAAGATGTTAAACGTTACAGCGCACTGATCGAAAAACTCGGATTGCGTCGTTAA
- the rnpM gene encoding RNase P modulator RnpM, giving the protein MKTKKVPLRKCVACQEMMPKKQLIRIVKTPEDEVLIDLTGKKSGRGAYLCGKESCFKLALKNRSLDRALKGKVSPEIYEQLAADFVAVEDEFIAAQEREHDE; this is encoded by the coding sequence ATGAAAACAAAAAAAGTACCGCTGCGCAAATGTGTGGCGTGTCAGGAAATGATGCCCAAAAAGCAGCTGATCCGTATCGTTAAAACGCCAGAGGATGAAGTGCTGATCGATTTGACTGGCAAAAAATCCGGACGTGGTGCTTATTTATGCGGCAAAGAGTCCTGTTTTAAGCTTGCACTCAAAAACCGGTCTTTGGATCGGGCGTTAAAGGGCAAAGTCTCACCGGAAATTTATGAGCAATTGGCAGCTGATTTCGTTGCGGTAGAGGACGAATTCATAGCAGCACAGGAGCGTGAACATGATGAATAA